In Silene latifolia isolate original U9 population chromosome 6, ASM4854445v1, whole genome shotgun sequence, the genomic window TAGCCCTGTTGTTGCTTCATTTTCTCCTTTAAGTCAACCTTCAAGGTATTATAACGAGATTATATGTTCCCCCTGTTGCCAATACTATTGCTTCTAATTCCCAATTTGAATGTGAACTCGAGTAATCAAGGATGCAATACAACTCGCAAAAATGACACCCTGGGTCATGAGCTGGGATTTGGTATTTTAGATTGTATCTGTTTTATGAGTTCAGCTAATCCAAGGCTTTGTGGCTTCTGCTGCCTTAATTGTCCACTTActcattttattcattttttcTGTGTTGACAATAGTTTGGTTCAAGAAGCATTGAGACGTTGATGGAACTCTTTTCCCGAAACATGACGCTCATAACTTGATGTTTGGATAACAGCCTAAATCATGTTAAATCTCAACTTCAAAGACCTTTTATGTCAAAAGATTCAGTAAAAAGCAACGTCTTCAAAAGATTCAGTAAGGATAATGTTCACAGCAGTGTATATTCGGGTAAGCCTATCTATTTGTCAGCTGactgcttgtttttcttttatgtAGCTGTGTTAAATTGTCTTTTATATTTGACTACAAAAAAATCTCATGTTATATTGTCAATTACTGTGTTGGCCTTTCTCTAAATGCTACTTATTTGTCGACTTTGTTGGGCAAGTTGATGTTGTGCCGTCATTGCACAATTTAGATTTTGCAGGACTGCCCATACATGTGACAAAGTACGATGCCGTGGTCAGGACAGTTGGTACATCTTAATCCCcctccctcccccccccccccccaagccgATTTTAGCCTAATTCGCTTGTAAGAGACAAACAATTACTATATTTCTAAACCCTACATCAGTTGTAAGAGAAACACATGAGCAAGTTAAAAAACGTCCCGATAGTTATTATTATCGCTGCCCCAAGTTCTATTTCTATGCTCCTGTTTCGTGCTGATCTCAgggttttttttaataaaaattattataataatGTGATTGATTATTGAGGATTAATCGTGAGGAATTTTTGGTTTTCTGTCCATATGAAGGATCAAGGTTCTTTTCATATGATCACGTAGTTTTCTCGTTAATATAAGACTTCACCGTACACTCCCATTTCTTTCCTCTTTCTCATCTTTTTTGGAAGATCATGCTTTTATTTATGCCTGGTTTTGTTGAAACGAAAGTGTTCAAGGTCAATTTGTCTCGTTTACACTCTCGTGCTATGCTTTTATTTATGATTGGTTTTGTTTATGGGGCTGGTGATTTGAGTGTTGTTTTGTAAAGATTGAGAGGGATGCTGGGAGAGGTGTAGATGGGCGGGATTTAGCTTGTTTTTTCCCCTATGGCTTTTGGCAGACTATTGAGTGAGActattgtttgaatttttttgaatatGTCTTGGATTAAGGGAATGAGGTCCCGCTAGCGGACATTTTTTAGACTTAGTTATTGATCATCCTTTTGTCACAAGCTTGCTTTATTAGAACTTAGATTTGATTGATTACTTGATGAGTTTAATGGTCTCTGTGTTTGGGTTTCATTTTTCGAGTTTTTCTATATGCTTGGGTTTAATATTGATCCAAATATGAGTTCTAGACCAAAGCGAGGTTTTTTTATTGCCCTTCTTTCTCTTGTTTGGTTTAACACACCTCTATGAAATGTAGATATTGCAGGCAACAATGCTCCAAAAAGAGCTGATAGGAAGTGTAATTTTCACAGGAAAAGGAGAGAAGGATGATGAAATAGCCGAAGTTGTCAAACTCCACCGCccgattacaaaaaaaaaaaaaaaggttttaattTACCATTATACCTCTAATCTAAGACTCTCATGATTATTCTCCACCATACGTGTCGAAAGTGGAAAGGAAATTTGCAGAGTACCTTAAATTTCGATGGTCAAATAATATCAATTTCTCATATTTATATAATCCGGgtatatattatatatttatatgtaCAACTTTATGCAAATGATACTTTGGAAATACGTGGTTTCAACAATAAACGACATTTTGAAAATTGTATTGTATGCATGTCCGATCGTGCATAATTTGTGAATATCCAACCACCCCTCCCTTTATTTGCAGGATCTTTTTAGAAATCATGTAATGTTTTTGTATATTATGTCAAAAATATTGGCTAATATTCATGGTTCTCGTGGCTAGtggtcggtggtggtggtggcggtgcgAAGGAGGATGCAAACTAACCAAACGAGCTAATCGGAAGAGGCACAACATATGCTTTTCAACGAGAACTTAACATCGCAATTGCCGACTTTGTCGAGCTTTTGTAAACCAAGATGTACGCCATGGAGGCATATCCACTAGATGGTGAGGCATGGAAGTGTCAAGTGCAAGCTCGTGCTCCATTAGGAGACTCTTAGGGGTAAGAATAAAGGGCATGGACTCTGAAGTTCTTTGTATAAATCTACGTTTCCTATGAAACTAAAGACTTATTGTTCCTTAGTTTTGGAATATGATGGTATAACACAAATTGACACTTTTTTAGTCTTCGATTTGGTAGTCGTCTCTGATAATTTGTCACAAACGCTTTCtgaattttgccacgttcttTGAATTTGTGACCCAGATTATCATTAGAAGATGTAATAGTTTCGTCTACTTTCAAAATCCTTTATATCTAACATTGAACAAGGAAATTCTATCTCTTTGATATACATTTGAAAGTTATTTTGGGTCTCAATGATACACCTTATCCTGTGGTCTTCTATGCTACAAAGACTTCGTTTGTTGTGTAAAGCTTGGGAGATGAACACTAAGGTCGTTATGACTTTGCAAGTAAGTATCTTGTCTCCCTCTATGCACTCATTTAAGGTGCACTGTCTGTTTTGGTTTATATGTAAATTTAGTAACTGGATTTTGCTTTTGGTTGCGAACTGGTGTTAGGGACACTCTTATGGCTCGTTTTCAGCTCAGGTCACAGCTTAGTTTGGAGACGAATTTGCAGCTATTATGTAGCAGGTAGGGTTTCATTACCCGTTGCATCTTTTTCATGGATAAACTGGTTTAGTTACTTGGGTTTTGGGGTTTAAAAATATATGTTTTTAATTTGTTCGAGTGCGGACCTTTAATGGGGGTAGGTTGTGTGTGCAATTATATTATAGCTTCTATGTTTAAAAATCTCATGTGTTTAATTTGAGATTTATTAAAAACTAGCAGTGGTAAAGTCTAGATCATCCCTCATTTGTGCATAACCTTACTGGGATATTTCCAAGTTTCCATCTTTCCTTCGTTCTTCTATGTTCCCCTTTCTCCCTGCACCTTCGTCTTCTCCTTAAACATTATTACACAGTGATTTGGTCTGTTGTATCCCCTATATGTTGTAATTATTATTACAGCGAATTATCACGCACTGATTAAGAGCCCGGTTGTATCTTGATACGGGAAATCACATTTATCAGAAGCTTAAAGGaagtaataaaataaaataaaataaaataaaataaaataaagagtaaAACCAATACAAGAATCAGGGTAGCAGACTATAACCTCAGACATCCTGGAGAATGTGAAGAAGAAGCTGATGGGTTCTGAGGAAGGCGAGGGAATGAGAAAAAGGGCTAAAGAAGTCAGTCAAACCCTCTGTGGTTCTATGGCTCAAGGTGGCGCAATTGAGCTGGATATGGCTTCATTCATCGCTTATGTCATAGGAGCATGAGGAGTGGAGGAAGGTATGGGGAGAAATGAGGGCACGGAAGTCAGAAGCAAGTCGTAAAGGTACGATCTTGACCTACAATTCTCTTAACGTCTGTTCCAAATCCTCTCTATTCCCTATTTACCACGGCCTCTCAGTCATAGTTATAAGTTAGCAGTTATTAGTGAGGTCAAATTTATTGTGTCGTTTTAAATATCAGTTAACAGCTCAATTACTCCCTCTTAATAGTCAATTTAAATGTCTCGTATCTCGAATTGCAGAGTAGATAACCTATTATGATGGACTTGGTCAAATACCATACTTAGTTGAGCTCGGCTAATGCAATGAGCCAATGAGCCATAGCCTACTGCTTATACAGGTCGTCTATTTAACGACTGTTATTGCACGCGATATCAGAAGTAACCTTTTTATTATCGAGTCTCAGACCCATCAGCCATTAACTTTCCCATAAGCGCAAAACAATAGCGAAAGTTCCAATTATTAGGAAGATGACTAATAAGTGAGGAACTTAAATTATATATACAGAGTACTTTTCCACTTTGTTCTCATGCTTTTCGCCAAAGCTAGCAAAGGAATTAGTTTAGTTGTCACTATAAAGGCAAAAAGGAAATACGACCTTCAATATTCTACATGACCATTTGATACTAACTCGAAGTTTAATACTGTAATACATCTCTCCATTGGCGCGCCACAAAGAGAAGAAAGCAACAACAATGGTGGCTAACTCATCATCAGTAGTAACAGTCCATCCACTTTCAAGTTACAGTTTTGGAACAAAATAACCCAAGCTTGAGAAAAGCACTTCCGTTGTTGATCGTCTTGCTCGTATGAGAGTCAAGTATACATCTTTTTCTCTAATTCAATTACCATTTTACTGAAATTTATTCACCATGATTCATCTTTTTGTTTGATTTAATTAGTTCATGTAATTTGATGTGTCTGGTATTGTATTGGGTTATGTTCTGATCTGGGCCACCTTCAATTTGTTTTGATTTGTAAATTATGCTTGTTATTTGACACTTTTAATTGATTTTTATGTTTTTAGTGATTTTTATGTGATTATAATGAAGACCCATGTCTAAAGTTTTGATCTTTTGTCAAAAACTTGTCAATTTGATGGTGTAATGTAGTCATTGGGTTGGAGATAGTTATTAGCGGAGTAATAGAGCTCAAATGAACTAGAAAAAGGAGCTGGTTATAAGATAACTACAATGGCTCATGAAATTACTGACCGCTGCAGTTTTGTTACTATTACCTCATATTGTACCATGGCTACAACAAGCAAAAGTTATAAAAAGCAGGTGTAGAAGGTAGGCAAACGAAAAACTGAGAAAGTCGAAGAAAAGGAAAGCAAAAGGGGAGAAGCCATAAGAGTACCAAATGGTAAATGTAATGTGTATGCATAAAACAAAAATGGAAGAAGGGAGGAGGTGCACGGAGAAGTTATAAAAGTGAAAGAAACAGTAGGACCTTAAGATATGCAATTTCACATGTATTTCAGTATTTCTCAAGTAAATGTGTCATCCAACTAAGAGGTAATACCTCTTAAATCATAAACTCTCAGAGCTCAAAGTGTCTTTCAATGATGCATACCCATTTGCAAAACGGAGAACGACAATTCCAGGCTTATTACGGCAATAATAGAGGATGCTCTTCTCATGTATTCAAGAATCTCATAGGACTTTATTAAACCATGATTAAAAGACAAGCGGGAGAATTTAACACATTAGAAATGTCCTACAGACCAATTCAAATGATCACGTCCATTGCATTACCAGTATTTCCAACACTTGATACCTGATTTTCAGTGCTTTGATATATTCGACGCCAAAAGAAAATAAACCTAGGCAATGCCCTGACTGTAGATGCTGGATTGGTAAAAGTCTCAAAGATGGGTCCATCCCACATGGCCGTATATAGTCCAAACTCATTCATCCAAACAAGAAAGCAAAGTTGATAGGTTTTCATTGTAATCATATTGCAGTATACATTTGTGCAAAAATTCTTTCTAATTAAAGTTAAGACTCTTAAGAGGGGATGGCAAATCGCAATACTCTTTTACAATCATGAGTTGGCACCCAGATAAGAGGGGTTTCCTCCTCTCTTCACATGCCATTTTCACTAATATCTCCCCACCTAGGAACATGCCACCAGTTACAGAGTTGTCATATCTACTTGATTAATGTAAAGAGCACACATAGTTACATTCCTAGCTCACTTGAAAAGTTAAACATAAGGTGAATAATTTCCTCAACCCTTGGTCTCCTTAATCCTCAAATTAAAGCAATTGCTATCAATTAACTAAACCGGTAGACAAACATAACCAATTGTCATATTAGATACTCCCTTTATTTCTTCATGAtctttaaatttttcaaaatatcCCCCATTTATTTTGCAAAGAAGGAAAAATACGATGAAAATACTACTCTTTTATGAAGAAAATCATAGCAGAAAGCCCAAAAATATATAGCACATATAGGCAGGCAGTAACTGAGGCAATCAGAAAGACATCCAACTGCTTTACAGTCCTTTTGCTTTTATAGTTTAACTAAGTTGCTATAGACTCAGAAGAAGAGCCAAGGCCACAGATAAAGATGGCCTATTGGATAATGATCAAAGTAACATGATTACTATAATTAACGAAAGAGACAGAGAATGGTCCACGCAATGGCTAATAGCAAGAGCAGCTTAACAGTAAGAATACTTACTCGAGCTCCTGACAAAGAGCATCAAAGAGTTCCCTTTTTGTTTGCTTTTCAGGTCCAGGTGTATTGAGAACCTTACTCTGCTCCACCATAGTAACTATTGTCTTCTTCAACTCCTGCATAGAAGTCATGCAGAGACATAAGGTAGAATAGCATGCTCAATTTTCAGCCACCATTTCGTATACAGTTCCAACTGACAATTAACTCCTTTGTCTCAGTCCCAAACCAAAAATGATATTCAGTAATCAGTACTACCTAAGTTTCAAAACAATTGCACTTATAACCGTAGCCTTATTACACTTTGTGGCGTTCTTTCTGGAATCAACATCGGTGGGTGTCGTTCAGTCTTTTGGCTAGCTGACCTCCTCTGCCTCATTTCCCTGATCACATGAGCGCGGGCCTGAAGAAAACAATTGAACCTCATCATACTGAACAAATAAACACAAAAAACCAGTCAAACCAACTCAAGGAAGCTCATAACCAAGCCAAATAATTTTAAGAAAGATACGTTAGTTTGATTTAGGTTAAGCACAAACTTTGTCAGAGATTAAAGTTAGGTCTGCTTATATTGGATACCTAACTATCGGTCAATTTACGACTGTCTCCGGCATCGAAGAGACCGTATCCCTCTTTCTTAAACAACAGGACTATGGCAGGCTCTAAATCCCGAAATTGAAAGAGATCAACAGTGCATGTAAACCCGAAAGTTACCTCAGTAAGTGATCAGTCGATGCTATATCTCAGTATGAATCAACGAAGAAGCATTGAAATTGTAAGAGCACCGGATATAAGAATCAACTGGAGAAAAGtgaatgaaaattaaataaatagaaaaagatgTAAAATGAAAATTGATTAAGATGGTTAAGAAGAAGAGTGATAAATAGATGAAAAATAATTAAGAGGAAGGAATTGACTGATAGAGTGAATTAGAGAACTGCATGACCAAATGAACAACACTCCTTACTCAACAAAAGGCTAATCAACAAGCAGGTTCATGAGAAAAGAGTAGGATGTTTACCAGTCCTCCAAGCCTTAAAGTTGAACACCACGAAGAGGTAGAGAAGCCTCCTCAATCTTAATCGCCTATAAAAGTGACCTCACCGGTGCTCCTGTTGTGTCTGTCTTTCACCAATTCAACGAAAAACACAAATATTTCTCTGGAATATTGTATCAACAGAAACCTTCAAATGGACTTGAATGGGGCTAAACTTTAGCCCCAAGTATGTGTCTGACCAAACACGACTGATGCAAATTTCGTAGCCCCGCCTTCAACCAAATACTCTGGACATGTAAAGGCTCAAGGAATATCAATCATTGCATTAAACAAGCACTAACCTTTGCCTGGACTGTGAAGAACACGCTTATTGGTAATCTGACCTCGACGCTGCTGAATGTCGTCAATGCTGTGGCAAGGATTCCATTGATTAAAAAACGCTGTTAAATGTTTATACAACAAACAATTAGTAGCTCATAAGACCTAAAGGCCAAATCCTATGTTAAACGTCCGCTTACAATCCTCGTCCTACACCTTTCCTAATCCTAACATGGAAATTGCAAAACACTATTGCTGAATCTTCGTACCACAATAATTAAGAAAACAAAACCATTTAGCAATCcctgataaaaaaaaatataccAACCCATAATAAATACACCAAAATAACCAAGCATTTGAAAATGAAATCATAAAGGCGATAGAAAACTGGTAAAGTGTATTCAACCTGGGGCACTTCACAACATAGTACGAGAGACCACAAGGCATATTCCAAACACAACCTGAACAACCGGCCATCTAGCAGATCGACACCTAAACACCAAAACGAGAACACCATGCCTAAGCTTGGAAATTTGTGCTTATTCGTTATCAGTTGTTGCGAATGAAGTGAGACGGATTCTGGGTGGATTTTTTTTGCCGCTTTTCTCCCTGCTTTTTAATTTTTTAACTTTCTTTAATTTTTATCAGATCTTTAGCATTAAGATTGTTATCAATGGTCCTAGACATGAACCGCATTTAACACGAAAATCTTGATGTTCTTTTTTCTTGTTTGTACACTTTGGTAGAAATAGAGACTTGTCGGCTCTTGCGATTCGTTTACGGGGATCGGAAGAGGGATATGGAGAGGCTAATGAAGCCTTTGATTCCTCTTTGTTTTCGCTTACCCCAGGTTTGCTTGAATGTCGAGATGGTGGTGTGATTCTTTATGAATTACAAGAGAGTACTTGATAGTGTCTAAAAAAGCAAATGATGGGTGCATGAAGTTGGTATGTTATTGTCGGACTGTCGTTTGAAGACGATAATTGAGTTTTCCTTGGTTTTGTTAATGTTGCATATATTTTATCCACAAACATTTTCGGGGGTTCTTGGAGAAGAATGTGTAAGATCAACATTGTCCCAAGATGAATCTTTCTGAACCGAGAGCTCGCATGAATCGTCAAGTAGAGTACTAGAGAGTATCAATGTGAAAGAAAATGATGCGCATGAGGAAGTTGTAACATTCCTATTTCAAATGCTTGGGGATGGGTTTGAACTTGACATGGAAATTACTAATGAAGTTCTCGGTGAGTTGCCTTCACTATGGAGCCACATTGTTATTTGCATGTTTCTTGTTATTGTGGAACTTCGGTTATAGTGTATCTTGCATTCTTGCCTCATATGTTTCTCTCTGTAATTAGGGTGATAGAGTTtaatactctctctctctctctctctcccattTATATACTCCCTATTTGACTTTGTGGTCCATAATATCTACTCCAACCGATATTTTCTCAGAGTACATAATAGCTACAACTTTCGTTAACTTATATCTGAAACATCGATTGACAACTAAAGTCAAATAGGGATGATAAATTAGGATGGATGCGTATATATGTCATATTAGCGAATTTTACTACGGCTTTTTTCACACAATCGAATGTACCATCATAAAATGTTCCTTTACTCTCCTTAGAAATCTCTCTTTGTTCTGATGATGTCTATAAACCATTGTGTATCTTAGGAAGTACATTTTTCTTTTTGTAGATTTCGGGTGACAAATTTAGGCTTACAGAAGTTAActctttatttacattttaaagtCGGGACACTTAGGAATTATAGGAGCCTCGATCCTGCTTCAAGGAAAATGAATTTAGTTAAAGCAAAATTTGTTTGCGTTCAAGATAATACACATTCCTTACATCTTGAGCCAAAGAATTAGTAGAGATTTGTAGTACAAACTTATGTTTTAAACAAGCTTTCCTTATTAAGCATATGACTTTCAGAATAACTTGGTAGCTTCCCCCATCCGTTTATCGTTTTTATAGTTTCTGAGAATGCTAAGGTTATGAATCTTACGTAAGaaagtttcgaaattttttttttttttttttcaaaagctGTCATTCTTTGCGGTTTGAGTTTTTTATCTGTCTGTTGCTTGACTTAACTCAAAGTAAGAATGTGCTCATTGTTGTGTCTTTTTTCTATATGATATAGCATAGTATATAACGTAGAATGTGCGCTAAACTTGCGAGCACTTGTGGATATGATCATGAAGGTAGGGCTTACATTCATTTCAAGGTCGAAGATATTGGTTTGAATTCTAACCTTCTTTGATATTTTAACCTGTGGGGTATTGGCTTTTGTACATGATGGATTGATTCGAGGTCCTTGTTTATCTTGCTTGACTTTGAACTTATTAATTTCTTTCTGATTTGATGTTCCATTCAATTTTCTTAAAAATAGAGTATGGAAACACTTGTTGATATATAAGCTTCGACCCTAGAGAAGAGTGATGATGTTCTTTGCGAGATGCCTCTCTCACCGAAAGCGTAAGTTCCGGCCTCTAAAATTAAAGCAAGAATAGCTTCTTACCGTTTCGATATTTCTTGGGTTTAATGATATACATCTCTATAGAGATTCTCATCGAAATTCTTGTAACAATCTCAGGAAAGCTATCAAGACATTAGACCCTATTCTTTGTTTGGGATTGTGAATAGCATGCCTAGGAAGTATCCGGAAATGATTTGCATATGTTTATCTAGAGCGCGAATATTGTCACAACCTCAGATTCCTTAGTTAGCACTTTTTCCGAATTGGGTGATTTATTTGTATTTCTCGTGAAAATTTACCCACCGACTTGGTAAGTACGGCTTGTATATTGGGCTATGAGTAAATGGAGCCTTGATCAAATACTCCTTGTTAGGTTGTTTGCTGTAAATATGTGACATGgtagaagtttttttttttttttttttttttttttccggaggGGATGTCGTCCCTAAAGCTAACATGAAAATGTCGCGATTATTTACATGTTATGTGGGTTTGTGTATCTCGTGAAGGTTAATAATTTAGCACGTAGAACTTGGAACATTCGCAACATTTGATCGGATCTTATGTCCCTCGTCTTTTTCCAAACCAAATTGAAATGAGCAACATGGTTATGAATACCACCTTGCGCATATGCGTCGTGTCGTAGGCCCTTAACTACTGTTTCTTACGAGTTGATCGTTTTACTCTATAATTTCAGCTATATCTTACTACTCTTGGCTTCTCTGCACCATATGATTGCAACATTGTCGAGGGTGTCCTTAGTCATCAGTTAAACAATTTGTTATTGATGGTAACAAGGTTTTGTCATCAGTCGCAAGTCCTGAAATGAGGGTTGATGAGGCTGAATTTGAAGAGAACGAAGTCTATGCTATTGACATACTTGCAAGTACGGGAGAAGGAAAGGTAACGGTCTAAGTTCCTTTTTTATCGAGGACTTTGGATTGAAAATGTCTCATATTTACCTGTGAAATTTTCTTTTGTGTGTGCAGCCTAGAATGTTGGATGGAAAACAAACAAATATCTACAAAAGCGTCAAGGTTTATATTCAGTGAGATAACCCAAAAGTTCCCCATAATCCTTTTACTGCTGGGCATGTGCTGTTTCGCTTCACCtctttaatgtttttttttttgttttggttactttttgaGACCGTAGGTTTCTCTATCTGACAGGGCATTGGAAGAAAAGCGGGCACGACTTGGACTGGTGGAATGTGTTACCCACGACCTATTGCACCCTTACCCTGTCTTGCATGAGAAGAATGGTAAGTACATTCTCATCTGATCTCGATTACTCTGTAATGTGTGTCTGTTTTCATTACTAAAGTTTTGGGAGATTGTAGCGGGGATATAGCGCGTACATCTAATTTACCACTTTGTGTTAGAAAAAGGGAAAAAATGGGAAGTTGATGAGTAATGCTGGCTCAGTTGGGATGGTCATTTTGGGTGCATGTGTTGATGATTTATAATTAGAAATATTTCTATGAGAAACTATCTGTGTTTATTCGATACAGAAAAGAATGTATATTTGCTGCCTAGGAGCCTAGGGATAGTAATTCTAATTTTAATTCTTGTCTAAGAATTTCATGGAACAAGCATGTTGATTTTCTGAAGGTGAATTTGTTGCTCATATAAAGTTCACTGTTTTGCTCATGccaaataggtcggatcatatgACGTCTCACCCTTTGCAAGAACTGCAATCAACAAAAACAATCGAGGATCCTGAAATCAAGGCATGATTGGTTTTGGCCACTAAGATCAAGAAGAAATGTGGCGGCAAAAAGAAGAAAGGTCAGTTGATCGGTCATCCTTTTTGAAAATAATCCGAGTCTTGTGTGAGATTGCCCATCCCTTTTTTTTTGCGGTTATTCATGTTTAACTTCCTTTTCTTCCAAGCAAGAAAGGTTACAAGCCCGAGGATGAGTCTGCTGCAGCAGAGCCAATGGATGCTTGTACTAATGGTGCGGCAACTGAGAGTTAGAATGTCAGTAACGCTTTCTGTCAAGTTAATTTTGACGAATCTGTTTTGGTATTTGCTTGTTGATGAGCAACTGGACCGTGTTAGTATGTTAGATTTGATCTTTTTACAAATTTTATACGAGTACACTGAATTACTTTCTTTGTACAGTCGTGGATTTGTGCATTT contains:
- the LOC141586429 gene encoding ERBB-3 BINDING PROTEIN 1-like isoform X1, with the protein product MRVDEAEFEENEVYAIDILASTGEGKPRMLDGKQTNIYKSVKVSLSDRALEEKRARLGLVECVTHDLLHPYPVLHEKNGRII
- the LOC141586429 gene encoding ERBB-3 BINDING PROTEIN 1-like isoform X2 gives rise to the protein MRVDEAEFEENEVYAIDILASTGEGKPRMLDGKQTNIYKSVKVYIQALEEKRARLGLVECVTHDLLHPYPVLHEKNGRII